From Nicotiana tabacum cultivar K326 chromosome 15, ASM71507v2, whole genome shotgun sequence, the proteins below share one genomic window:
- the LOC107776134 gene encoding solanesyl diphosphate synthase 3, chloroplastic/mitochondrial isoform X1 → MLFARGLSQISRRSINRYQWLCPQQQQFHHSNHFPSPIDASHKVLGCRVIHSWVSNALSGIGQQIHHQSTAVAEEQVDPFSLVADELSLLTNRLRSMVVAEVPKLASAAEYFFKMGVEGKRFRPTVLLLMATALNAPVLRPQVDVDSLSRDLRTRQQCIAEITEMIHVASLLHDDVLDDADTRRGIGSLNFVMGNKLAVLAGDFLLSRACVALASLKNTEVVSLLATVVEHLVTGETMQMTTSSDERCSMDYYMQKTYYKTASLISNSCKAIALLAGHTAEVSMLAFDYGKNLGLAFQLIDDVLDFTGTSATLGKGSLSDIRHGIVTAPILYAMEEFPQLRTVVDRGFDDPVNVEIALDYLGKSRGIQRTRELARKHANLASAAVDSLPESDDEDVQRSRRALVELTQRVITRTK, encoded by the exons ATGCTATTTGCAAGGGGTTTGTCTCAGATTTCGAGACGCAGTATCAATAGATATCAATGGCTATGTCCCCAGCAACAACAATTTCACCATTCCAATCACTTTCCCTCTCCCATCGATGCTTCTCATAAG GTTTTGGGTTGCAGAGTAATTCATTCATGGGTTTCTAATGCTCTTAGTGGTATTGGTCAACAAATTCATCATCAAAGCACTGCTGTAGCAGAG GAGCAAGTGGACCCATTTTCCCTTGTTGCTGATGAATTATCCCTTCTGACAAACAGGCTGAGATCAATGGTAGTTGCCGAG GTCCCAAAGCTGGCTTCAGCTGCTGAGTATTTCTTCAAAATGGGAGTAGAAGGGAAGAGGTTTCGACCCACA GTTCTGCTGTTGATGGCAACGGCACTGAACGCACCGGTACTTAGACCCCAGGTGGATGTTGATTCTTTGTCCAGGGATTTGCGTACGAGGCAGCAGTGTATAGCTGAAATCACGGAGATGATCCAT GTTGCCAGCCTACTCCATGATGATGTACTAGATGATGCTGACACACGACGTGGGATAGGTTCTTTAAACTTTGTGATGGGAAATAAG TTAGCTGTACTAGCTGGAGACTTTCTGCTTTCCCGAGCGTGTGTGGCACTTGCCTCTTTGAAGAATACAGAG GTTGTATCCCTTCTGGCAACTGTTGTGGAACATCTTGTTACTGGAGAGACAATGCAAATGACGACTTCTTCTGATGAACGTTGTAG CATGGATTATTACATGCAGAAAACATATTACAAGACTGCATCATTAATTTCAAACAGTTGCAAAGCAATAGCGCTACTTGCTGGGCATACTGCTGAAGTCTCCATGTTAGCTTTTGACTATGGGAAAAATTTG GGCTTGGCATTTCAATTAATAGATGATGTTCTTGATTTCACAGGCACATCTGCCACCCTCGGCAAGGGTTCATTGTCTGATATTCGTCAT GGGATTGTAACTGCCCCAATATTGTATGCCATGGAGGAATTTCCTCAACTGCGAACGGTGGTGGACCGGGGATTCGATGATCCTGTCAATGTGGAGATT GCTCTGGACTACCTTGGTAAGAGCCGAGGGATACAGAGAACAAGAGAACTTGCAAGAAAACATGCTAACCTTGCCTCAGCGGCTGTTGACTCTCTTCCTGAGAGCGATGACGAGGATGTTCAGAGATCAAGACGGGCACTTGTGGAACTTACTCAAAGAGTCATCACAAGAACAAAATAG
- the LOC107776134 gene encoding solanesyl diphosphate synthase 3, chloroplastic/mitochondrial isoform X3: MLFARGLSQISRRSINRYQWLCPQQQQFHHSNHFPSPIDASHKVLGCRVIHSWVSNALSGIGQQIHHQSTAVAEVLLLMATALNAPVLRPQVDVDSLSRDLRTRQQCIAEITEMIHVASLLHDDVLDDADTRRGIGSLNFVMGNKLAVLAGDFLLSRACVALASLKNTEVVSLLATVVEHLVTGETMQMTTSSDERCSMDYYMQKTYYKTASLISNSCKAIALLAGHTAEVSMLAFDYGKNLGLAFQLIDDVLDFTGTSATLGKGSLSDIRHGIVTAPILYAMEEFPQLRTVVDRGFDDPVNVEIALDYLGKSRGIQRTRELARKHANLASAAVDSLPESDDEDVQRSRRALVELTQRVITRTK; the protein is encoded by the exons ATGCTATTTGCAAGGGGTTTGTCTCAGATTTCGAGACGCAGTATCAATAGATATCAATGGCTATGTCCCCAGCAACAACAATTTCACCATTCCAATCACTTTCCCTCTCCCATCGATGCTTCTCATAAG GTTTTGGGTTGCAGAGTAATTCATTCATGGGTTTCTAATGCTCTTAGTGGTATTGGTCAACAAATTCATCATCAAAGCACTGCTGTAGCAGAG GTTCTGCTGTTGATGGCAACGGCACTGAACGCACCGGTACTTAGACCCCAGGTGGATGTTGATTCTTTGTCCAGGGATTTGCGTACGAGGCAGCAGTGTATAGCTGAAATCACGGAGATGATCCAT GTTGCCAGCCTACTCCATGATGATGTACTAGATGATGCTGACACACGACGTGGGATAGGTTCTTTAAACTTTGTGATGGGAAATAAG TTAGCTGTACTAGCTGGAGACTTTCTGCTTTCCCGAGCGTGTGTGGCACTTGCCTCTTTGAAGAATACAGAG GTTGTATCCCTTCTGGCAACTGTTGTGGAACATCTTGTTACTGGAGAGACAATGCAAATGACGACTTCTTCTGATGAACGTTGTAG CATGGATTATTACATGCAGAAAACATATTACAAGACTGCATCATTAATTTCAAACAGTTGCAAAGCAATAGCGCTACTTGCTGGGCATACTGCTGAAGTCTCCATGTTAGCTTTTGACTATGGGAAAAATTTG GGCTTGGCATTTCAATTAATAGATGATGTTCTTGATTTCACAGGCACATCTGCCACCCTCGGCAAGGGTTCATTGTCTGATATTCGTCAT GGGATTGTAACTGCCCCAATATTGTATGCCATGGAGGAATTTCCTCAACTGCGAACGGTGGTGGACCGGGGATTCGATGATCCTGTCAATGTGGAGATT GCTCTGGACTACCTTGGTAAGAGCCGAGGGATACAGAGAACAAGAGAACTTGCAAGAAAACATGCTAACCTTGCCTCAGCGGCTGTTGACTCTCTTCCTGAGAGCGATGACGAGGATGTTCAGAGATCAAGACGGGCACTTGTGGAACTTACTCAAAGAGTCATCACAAGAACAAAATAG
- the LOC107776134 gene encoding solanesyl diphosphate synthase 3, chloroplastic/mitochondrial isoform X2 — translation MLLIRVIHSWVSNALSGIGQQIHHQSTAVAEEQVDPFSLVADELSLLTNRLRSMVVAEVPKLASAAEYFFKMGVEGKRFRPTVLLLMATALNAPVLRPQVDVDSLSRDLRTRQQCIAEITEMIHVASLLHDDVLDDADTRRGIGSLNFVMGNKLAVLAGDFLLSRACVALASLKNTEVVSLLATVVEHLVTGETMQMTTSSDERCSMDYYMQKTYYKTASLISNSCKAIALLAGHTAEVSMLAFDYGKNLGLAFQLIDDVLDFTGTSATLGKGSLSDIRHGIVTAPILYAMEEFPQLRTVVDRGFDDPVNVEIALDYLGKSRGIQRTRELARKHANLASAAVDSLPESDDEDVQRSRRALVELTQRVITRTK, via the exons ATGCTTCTCATAAG AGTAATTCATTCATGGGTTTCTAATGCTCTTAGTGGTATTGGTCAACAAATTCATCATCAAAGCACTGCTGTAGCAGAG GAGCAAGTGGACCCATTTTCCCTTGTTGCTGATGAATTATCCCTTCTGACAAACAGGCTGAGATCAATGGTAGTTGCCGAG GTCCCAAAGCTGGCTTCAGCTGCTGAGTATTTCTTCAAAATGGGAGTAGAAGGGAAGAGGTTTCGACCCACA GTTCTGCTGTTGATGGCAACGGCACTGAACGCACCGGTACTTAGACCCCAGGTGGATGTTGATTCTTTGTCCAGGGATTTGCGTACGAGGCAGCAGTGTATAGCTGAAATCACGGAGATGATCCAT GTTGCCAGCCTACTCCATGATGATGTACTAGATGATGCTGACACACGACGTGGGATAGGTTCTTTAAACTTTGTGATGGGAAATAAG TTAGCTGTACTAGCTGGAGACTTTCTGCTTTCCCGAGCGTGTGTGGCACTTGCCTCTTTGAAGAATACAGAG GTTGTATCCCTTCTGGCAACTGTTGTGGAACATCTTGTTACTGGAGAGACAATGCAAATGACGACTTCTTCTGATGAACGTTGTAG CATGGATTATTACATGCAGAAAACATATTACAAGACTGCATCATTAATTTCAAACAGTTGCAAAGCAATAGCGCTACTTGCTGGGCATACTGCTGAAGTCTCCATGTTAGCTTTTGACTATGGGAAAAATTTG GGCTTGGCATTTCAATTAATAGATGATGTTCTTGATTTCACAGGCACATCTGCCACCCTCGGCAAGGGTTCATTGTCTGATATTCGTCAT GGGATTGTAACTGCCCCAATATTGTATGCCATGGAGGAATTTCCTCAACTGCGAACGGTGGTGGACCGGGGATTCGATGATCCTGTCAATGTGGAGATT GCTCTGGACTACCTTGGTAAGAGCCGAGGGATACAGAGAACAAGAGAACTTGCAAGAAAACATGCTAACCTTGCCTCAGCGGCTGTTGACTCTCTTCCTGAGAGCGATGACGAGGATGTTCAGAGATCAAGACGGGCACTTGTGGAACTTACTCAAAGAGTCATCACAAGAACAAAATAG